One part of the Desulfonema ishimotonii genome encodes these proteins:
- a CDS encoding SapC family protein encodes MFKKIVPFNTQAHANKKVKPVNTFNFIANTHVVALMANEMSRAAHSFPVVFLKEGENYGLYALMGLKQNENLFVDSEGKWETSAYIPAIIRRYPFALGKGQPDSDQFMICIDEESDFLSENEGEPLVTDGKPGPIIEKAKGFLTELYRSGEVTTAFCKALAERDLFSPLNMQLKDKVSGVTQNITGCYAINEKKISEMPDEDFLALRKRGFLPLIYAHTFSLTHIERLVRIQGERNKK; translated from the coding sequence ATGTTTAAAAAAATTGTGCCGTTCAACACCCAGGCTCACGCAAACAAAAAAGTAAAACCGGTCAACACCTTCAATTTCATTGCCAACACCCACGTTGTCGCGCTCATGGCCAATGAAATGAGCCGGGCTGCCCATAGCTTCCCCGTCGTATTTCTCAAAGAAGGCGAAAATTACGGGCTTTACGCCCTCATGGGCCTGAAACAGAATGAAAACCTGTTTGTGGACAGTGAGGGAAAATGGGAGACCTCCGCATACATTCCGGCCATCATCCGGCGTTACCCCTTTGCCCTGGGAAAAGGTCAGCCGGATTCGGATCAGTTCATGATCTGCATTGATGAAGAGAGTGATTTCCTCTCCGAAAATGAGGGCGAGCCCCTGGTGACAGACGGCAAACCCGGTCCCATCATTGAAAAAGCCAAAGGTTTCCTGACCGAACTGTACCGCTCCGGTGAAGTGACCACCGCCTTCTGCAAGGCGCTGGCCGAACGCGACCTGTTTTCCCCCCTCAACATGCAGCTCAAAGACAAGGTCAGCGGCGTGACCCAGAACATCACCGGCTGCTATGCCATCAACGAGAAGAAGATCAGTGAGATGCCGGATGAGGATTTCCTCGCCCTGCGCAAACGCGGCTTTCTGCCCCTGATCTACGCACACACATTCTCTCTGACCCACATCGAACGCCTCGTTCGGATTCAGGGTGAACGGAACAAAAAGTAG
- a CDS encoding site-2 protease family protein, translating into MNTPEKVSTGGLQAIRSKADRMVEALEKGMKVPWKGLRPDLLLHKGAIGMDGKPTYVVEDPVRGAHFELGEVDVQLFLCLVTENDLKAVVGKLLRTTSLRPSVDDILDFLKMLQREKLAILPPELSINTAAIRESKQPTLLKKILKSYLFLKIPLLRPEGLLNAVYPWLSPLWSKPFLFLYAVLGVAGLIFVSQQIELYSHTVSHLFTPRGAFTFMICLSVLKTMHEFGHALAARHQGLYVRRMGMAFMVFMPIMYTDVTDAWKLPSRKGRMYIGAAGILVEICVAAISLFFWSVLPDGLLRSIMFYMSGASMVSTVLVNLNPLMRFDGYYILMDYLRISNLRTRSMEMFKYYRRRLLVDWQGPKPEEHPWEQGLVFFGLFTLIYRFMIFFSITLTIYHVVFKVLGVILVAMQIIMMLILPVAMEVFILLKSRKYLGNRWRVLASGTAFALIIGLLFAPLPTFEKLPAFFLFQDVAELKAPEQGRLVADLPEVGAPVQKGDLLLRLQDERAEQELQRVIYDLEQTEAILKNTVGGGVQGAYRKWLIAERRRLTVEAEKTRQGLSHLEIRSPISGRVLAINETLRKGSYVHKKGHLLTVGDDRGLEIRAYAYENIYRELRGKPVGEGRVFFRDLETGVLKGKFRELLDFPASEFPNDTLFDYAGGPILSNTTPRGGVRPRDAYYPIIFSVAEVPGYIRHGTPCAVRIVTDDTSIMEDAIRWVWRGLASEGFV; encoded by the coding sequence GTGAACACACCGGAAAAAGTCAGTACAGGCGGCCTTCAGGCCATTCGCTCCAAAGCCGACCGGATGGTCGAAGCCCTGGAAAAGGGGATGAAAGTGCCGTGGAAGGGGCTTCGGCCCGACCTGCTGCTCCACAAGGGGGCCATTGGCATGGACGGAAAGCCGACCTATGTGGTTGAAGACCCGGTCCGGGGGGCGCATTTTGAGCTGGGCGAAGTTGACGTGCAGCTTTTCCTCTGCCTGGTCACTGAAAACGACCTGAAAGCGGTCGTCGGCAAACTGCTTCGCACCACATCGCTCCGCCCCAGTGTGGACGATATTCTTGATTTTCTCAAAATGCTTCAGCGGGAAAAACTGGCGATTCTGCCGCCGGAACTCTCCATCAACACGGCCGCCATCCGGGAGAGCAAGCAGCCCACGCTTCTCAAAAAAATACTGAAAAGCTACCTCTTTCTGAAAATCCCCCTGCTCCGGCCCGAAGGCTTGCTCAACGCGGTCTATCCCTGGCTCAGCCCCCTCTGGTCCAAACCCTTTCTGTTCCTCTATGCGGTTCTGGGCGTTGCCGGACTGATCTTCGTCAGCCAGCAGATCGAGCTGTACAGCCATACGGTCAGCCATCTGTTCACTCCCAGAGGGGCGTTCACCTTCATGATCTGCCTCTCCGTCCTCAAAACCATGCACGAGTTCGGTCACGCCCTGGCCGCCAGACATCAGGGCCTGTATGTGCGGCGCATGGGCATGGCATTTATGGTGTTCATGCCGATTATGTACACGGATGTGACCGACGCCTGGAAGCTCCCGTCGCGCAAGGGGCGGATGTATATCGGGGCGGCCGGTATTCTGGTGGAGATCTGCGTGGCGGCCATTTCTCTCTTTTTCTGGTCCGTGCTGCCGGACGGCCTCCTGAGAAGCATCATGTTTTACATGTCGGGCGCGTCCATGGTCTCCACGGTCCTGGTCAACCTCAACCCGCTCATGCGCTTTGACGGATACTATATTCTCATGGACTATCTGCGCATCAGCAACCTGCGGACCCGGTCCATGGAGATGTTCAAATATTACCGCCGCAGACTTCTGGTGGACTGGCAGGGTCCGAAGCCCGAAGAGCATCCCTGGGAGCAGGGGCTGGTTTTTTTCGGGCTGTTCACGCTGATCTACCGGTTTATGATTTTTTTCAGCATCACCCTGACCATCTACCATGTGGTCTTCAAGGTGCTGGGGGTGATCCTGGTGGCCATGCAGATCATCATGATGCTGATCCTGCCGGTGGCTATGGAAGTCTTCATACTGCTTAAAAGCCGTAAATACCTTGGAAACCGCTGGCGGGTGCTGGCGTCCGGGACGGCCTTTGCCCTGATTATCGGATTGCTGTTTGCCCCGCTGCCCACCTTTGAAAAGCTGCCCGCATTTTTTCTGTTCCAGGACGTGGCCGAGCTGAAGGCCCCGGAGCAGGGTCGTCTGGTGGCGGATCTGCCGGAAGTGGGCGCGCCCGTGCAGAAGGGGGATTTGCTCCTGCGGTTGCAGGACGAGCGGGCCGAACAGGAGCTTCAGCGGGTAATCTATGATTTGGAGCAGACCGAGGCGATTCTCAAAAATACGGTGGGCGGCGGCGTACAGGGGGCCTACCGCAAATGGCTCATTGCCGAGCGCAGGCGACTGACGGTGGAGGCGGAAAAGACCCGGCAGGGGCTTTCCCATCTGGAAATCCGCTCACCCATTTCAGGCCGGGTTCTGGCCATAAACGAGACCCTGCGAAAAGGCTCCTATGTGCATAAAAAGGGGCATCTGCTGACCGTGGGCGACGACAGGGGCCTTGAAATCCGGGCCTATGCCTATGAGAATATCTACCGGGAGCTGAGAGGAAAGCCGGTCGGGGAGGGAAGGGTCTTTTTCAGAGATCTGGAAACCGGGGTGCTGAAGGGCAAGTTCCGGGAACTGCTCGATTTTCCGGCCAGCGAATTTCCCAATGATACGCTGTTTGACTATGCAGGCGGGCCGATTCTGTCCAATACCACCCCCCGGGGCGGCGTGCGGCCCAGGGACGCATATTATCCCATTATTTTCAGCGTGGCGGAAGTGCCCGGATATATTCGCCACGGCACCCCCTGCGCGGTCCGGATTGTCACGGATGATACCAGCATCATGGAAGACGCCATCCGATGGGTCTGGCGCGGCCTGGCCTCGGAAGGCTTTGTGTAG